The following proteins are co-located in the Apium graveolens cultivar Ventura unplaced genomic scaffold, ASM990537v1 ctg8126, whole genome shotgun sequence genome:
- the LOC141704674 gene encoding uncharacterized protein LOC141704674 yields the protein MLKWAVELGQFDLEYMPRTAIKGQALADLLLEFDYAVDDKTLVVLHPPHTEESLEMFPHPWWILHVDGAVNNGGAGAGIVLVSPEGHHLMSAIHFNFYATNNDAEYEALISGLKIALEMGVWNLITKSDSELVVNRVNGGFQARGPRTELYLRCKQRLIGKFREVRLECVLREKNSNADALEKMGSQQEAVLLGSIPLEIQEIPSIPEVEAMQVYEAPKETWMTPILSYIHKRTLPEDKFKAQRLRYQAARYVVYDEVLYKRGFNQPLLRCVDEEEGNYILREVHEGICGNHSGGIDLIGELPKAKGDVKYAVVVVDYFTKWVEAMPLATITAKKIRDFVFNSIVCRFGIPYKLMSDNEKQFVSKELRQLCEDLKIKKEFAEVYHPQSNGQTKAVNKIMKHTLKTKLEERKGNWPDELPKVMWSYNTTLRSTTGETPFILTYGYEAMVLVEVGSGSLRRDRYTEEDVEVNQRLHLDLLEETRENSQLRLVKYQPRAVRYYNKKVKG from the exons ATGCTGAAATGGGCCGTGGAATTGGGACAGTTTGACTTGGAGTACATGCCCCGTACGGCAATTAAAGGACAGGCCTTAGCCGACTTATTATTGGAATTTGATTATGCGGTTGACGATAAGACTTTAGTAGTGCTGCATCCCCCTCATACTGAGGAATCTTTAGAAATGTTTCCACATCcctggtggatcttgcatgtggatggggcggttaacaatggaggagcaggCGCGGGTATAGTACTCGTGTCTCCGGAAGGCCATCATCTGATGAGTGCAATTCACTTTAATTTTTATGCAACGAATAATGATGCAGAATATGAAGCATTGATCAGTGGCTTAAAGATTGCTTTGGAAATGGGAGTGTGGAATCTAATTACAAAGAGCGACTCGGAGTTGGTGGTAAACCGGGTGAATGGAGGGTTTCAAGCTCGTGGACCGCGGACAGAGTTGTACCTGAGATGCAAGCAGCGATTGATTGGAAAGTTCAGAGAGGTTAGGCTGGAATGTGTACTGCGGGAAAAGAACAGCAACGCGGATGCCCTGGAAAAAATGGGATCCCAACAGGAGGCTGTGTTGTTGGGATCTATACCCTTAGAAATCCAGGAAATTCCCAGCATCCCAGAGGTAGAGGCGATGCAAGTATatgaggctcccaaggaaacatggatgacgccTATTCTTTCCTATATTCACAAGAGAACACTTCCTGAGGATAAGTTTAAGGCTCAGCGACTCCGCTACCAGGCTGCAAGGTATGTGGTGTACGATGAGGTTTTGTACAAGAGAGGTTTTAATCAACCGCTGCTCAGATGTGTCGATGAAGAAGAGGGGAATTACATCTTAAGGGAAGTACATGAAGGAATCTGTGGTAATCACTCGGGG GGAATAGATCTTATTGGAGAATTGCCCAAGGCTAAAGGGGATGTCAAGTATGCAGTGGTCGTGGTTGATTATTTTACCAAATGGGTCGAAGCTATGCCATTGGCGactatcaccgcaaagaaaatcaGAGATTTTGTCTTCAACTCCATCGTGTGCAGATTTGGAATCCCTTACAAACTTATGTCTGACAACGAAAAGCAGTTTGTCAGCAAGGAGTTGCGACAGTTATGTGAGGATCTTAAAATCAAGAAGGAGTTTGCAGaggtctatcatcctcaaagcaatgggCAGACAAAGGCTGTGAATAAAATAATGAAGCATACCCTCAAAACCAAACTGGAAGAGCGCAAAGGGAATTGGCCTGATGAGCTCCCAAAAGTGATGTGGTCCTACAACACTACTCTacgatctactacgggagaaacCCCATTTATACTAACTTACGGCTATGAAGCTATGGTCCTTGTGGAAGTTGGTTCAGGCTCACTTCGTAGAGATCGTTACACGGAGGAAGATGTAgaggttaatcaaaggcttcatttagATCTTTTGGAAGAAACAAGGGAAAATTCCCAGCTGAGGCTTGTGAAATATCAACCGCGTGCTGTAAGGTATTACAACAAGAAGGTAAAGGGATAG